The uncultured Desulfobulbus sp. genome window below encodes:
- the ccsB gene encoding c-type cytochrome biogenesis protein CcsB — protein sequence MESSLFFGLAMIAYILAAAFYLALLLFKNEKVGFIGMIFAVGGVLLQTIALGLRWYESYQIGVGHAPLTNMYESLVFFAWCTTLFYLGLEYRFKARIMGAFVMPCVAVAMAYASLSPRIDDTISPLIPALQSNWLIAHVVTCFIGYGAFAVAGGLGMMYLLKSTDKHQAIKASISSSLPELKVIDDLTHKTIVFGFMWLSAGIITGAIWANEAWGTYWSWDPKETWSIITWFVYALTLHARFTRGWQGRRIAWLAIVGFLAVFFTYFGVNFFLSGLHSYGSV from the coding sequence ATTTTGGCAGCGGCGTTTTATCTGGCCCTATTACTGTTTAAAAACGAGAAGGTCGGTTTCATCGGCATGATCTTCGCGGTGGGTGGAGTCTTGCTGCAAACAATCGCGCTTGGGCTGCGCTGGTATGAATCGTATCAGATCGGTGTCGGTCATGCCCCTTTGACTAATATGTATGAGTCTCTGGTCTTTTTTGCCTGGTGCACCACCCTTTTCTATCTTGGACTGGAATATCGTTTTAAGGCACGTATTATGGGAGCCTTTGTCATGCCCTGTGTTGCTGTGGCCATGGCCTACGCCTCTCTCTCACCCCGTATTGATGACACCATCAGTCCGCTTATTCCTGCTTTGCAGTCCAATTGGCTCATAGCCCATGTGGTCACCTGTTTTATTGGCTATGGCGCCTTTGCCGTGGCTGGCGGTCTGGGCATGATGTATTTATTAAAGAGTACAGACAAGCACCAAGCAATCAAGGCATCGATATCAAGCTCGTTACCTGAGCTCAAAGTTATTGACGACCTGACGCACAAAACCATAGTTTTTGGTTTCATGTGGCTTTCAGCTGGTATCATTACCGGAGCAATCTGGGCCAACGAGGCCTGGGGTACCTACTGGAGTTGGGATCCCAAGGAGACCTGGTCCATTATTACCTGGTTCGTCTACGCCTTGACCCTGCATGCACGCTTTACCAGGGGATGGCAGGGCCGCCGTATAGCCTGGCTAGCTATTGTAGGTTTTCTCGCTGTTTTCTTTACCTATTTTGGGGTCAACTTCTTTCTATCGGGTCTGCATAGCTACGGATCCGTTTAA
- a CDS encoding cytochrome c3 family protein gives MKNFILGGALLAFCCAPCFLATAIAADKGPAEITLESTIDGKAKPKPAFFPHGEHQSRLECGTCHHGKDAEGKQIAYVEGQKIEKCESCHNSNEAAMPAKVKTFMKAAHAKCKTCHQKSDKKLARCTTCHK, from the coding sequence ATGAAAAATTTTATTCTTGGTGGGGCCCTTCTCGCCTTTTGCTGTGCCCCCTGTTTCTTAGCAACTGCAATCGCGGCCGATAAGGGCCCTGCAGAGATTACGCTTGAGTCCACAATTGATGGCAAGGCAAAACCCAAACCAGCCTTTTTTCCCCATGGCGAGCATCAGTCTCGTTTGGAATGTGGCACCTGCCACCACGGTAAAGATGCCGAGGGAAAGCAGATAGCTTATGTTGAGGGCCAGAAAATCGAAAAATGTGAAAGTTGTCACAACAGTAATGAAGCAGCCATGCCTGCAAAGGTCAAAACCTTCATGAAAGCTGCTCACGCTAAATGTAAAACCTGTCATCAGAAGAGTGACAAGAAACTCGCTCGCTGTACAACTTGTCATAAATAA
- the glyS gene encoding glycine--tRNA ligase subunit beta, translated as MSELLFEIGTEEIPAGYIQPALNTLAEQSAKKLGALELTYGAIRTYGTPRRLTLIIEDLQAKQADRSQEHIGPSKKAGYDEAGNPTKAAIGFARSKGCDPAQLQIVDTPKGEYLMVVEDVKGQETKMLLPAMLESLIRELVFPKSMKWSDYSITFARPIQWLAPLYDGEVLPVEVEGVSAGKTSRGHRFLAPETFELTNASEYLELLRSKFIIADPKERREMVITEVKRAVKEHAQIEGATPILHEGLLDTVTNLVEYPYGVCGRFDEKFLQLPEETLVTSMREHQKYFPVAGSDGKLLPLFVAVNNTRIEDIALAANGHQRVLRARLEDGLFFFNEDKKHTLASLCPELKGIVFQNKLGTMLAKSERMVALSATLARVIAPELDADVQRVATLAKADLLSQMVGEFTSLQGIMGRVYAYTDGEKPEVARAIEEHYMPVRAGGALPSSLLGALVGIADRLDTLVGCFAIGEKPTGNKDAFGLRRQAIGLISIIKGLKISFSLEEMATAALKGYEGVVATDAAIVTEVIEFIRLRFENDQVAAGLPQELVEAATSVGFDDVVDCIARIEALDQIRSQESFTVLAGSFKRIRNIVKDNTGTTIEASLLSEPAEQALFSALTEVQAQAQPLIQQQEYCKALLALLEMKEPVDQFFDKVMVMAEDPAVRQNRLNLLTALGELVLSVGDISRMHAE; from the coding sequence ATGAGTGAACTTCTTTTTGAAATAGGAACAGAAGAAATCCCCGCTGGATATATCCAGCCGGCCCTGAACACCCTGGCTGAACAATCTGCCAAGAAACTTGGGGCTCTGGAGCTCACCTATGGTGCCATTCGCACCTATGGAACTCCGCGTCGGTTGACCCTTATTATAGAGGATCTGCAAGCCAAACAAGCTGACCGAAGTCAAGAGCACATCGGGCCATCGAAAAAAGCAGGTTATGATGAGGCCGGCAATCCAACCAAGGCAGCCATTGGTTTTGCCCGCTCCAAGGGGTGTGATCCTGCTCAGTTGCAGATCGTTGATACTCCCAAGGGAGAGTACTTGATGGTGGTTGAGGATGTGAAGGGGCAGGAGACCAAGATGCTTCTGCCTGCCATGCTTGAATCACTTATTCGAGAGTTGGTTTTTCCTAAATCAATGAAATGGTCCGACTATTCTATCACCTTTGCTCGACCAATTCAGTGGCTCGCGCCACTCTACGATGGTGAGGTCCTGCCTGTCGAGGTTGAGGGCGTGAGCGCTGGAAAGACCTCCCGTGGTCATCGTTTTCTTGCTCCTGAAACTTTTGAACTCACCAATGCCAGTGAGTACCTGGAATTGCTGCGTTCAAAATTCATAATCGCCGATCCCAAAGAACGACGTGAGATGGTAATTACTGAGGTTAAACGTGCAGTCAAAGAGCATGCGCAGATAGAAGGCGCCACCCCGATTCTTCATGAGGGACTTTTGGACACGGTAACCAACTTGGTTGAGTATCCTTATGGTGTTTGCGGACGTTTTGATGAAAAATTTCTGCAGCTCCCCGAGGAGACTCTGGTGACCTCCATGCGGGAGCATCAGAAATACTTCCCCGTGGCAGGAAGCGATGGAAAACTTTTGCCGCTCTTCGTCGCGGTCAATAATACCAGAATCGAAGATATCGCTTTGGCTGCCAACGGTCATCAGCGGGTATTGCGGGCACGCCTGGAAGATGGTCTCTTTTTCTTTAATGAAGATAAAAAGCACACACTCGCATCACTCTGCCCAGAGCTAAAAGGGATTGTTTTCCAGAACAAGCTTGGCACTATGCTTGCCAAAAGTGAACGCATGGTTGCACTATCCGCCACTCTGGCCCGCGTCATAGCTCCAGAACTCGACGCGGACGTGCAACGGGTTGCAACCCTGGCAAAGGCAGACCTGCTCAGTCAGATGGTTGGTGAGTTTACCTCGCTGCAGGGCATTATGGGCCGAGTCTACGCCTATACCGATGGTGAAAAGCCTGAAGTTGCCCGTGCCATCGAAGAACATTACATGCCTGTCCGAGCTGGTGGTGCATTACCAAGCTCACTGCTTGGCGCTCTGGTTGGCATAGCAGATCGCCTGGATACACTGGTTGGTTGTTTTGCTATCGGTGAAAAGCCCACCGGTAATAAAGACGCCTTTGGACTCAGACGTCAGGCTATTGGACTTATTAGTATCATCAAGGGCTTAAAAATTTCCTTCTCTTTAGAGGAAATGGCCACTGCCGCTCTCAAGGGCTATGAAGGAGTCGTGGCAACTGATGCTGCCATCGTGACAGAGGTCATCGAGTTTATTCGTCTTCGCTTTGAAAACGACCAGGTTGCAGCTGGTCTTCCCCAAGAACTCGTCGAAGCAGCGACCTCGGTTGGCTTTGATGATGTGGTCGACTGTATTGCCCGAATTGAGGCCTTGGATCAGATTCGATCTCAGGAAAGTTTTACCGTCCTTGCCGGATCCTTTAAGCGAATTAGAAATATCGTCAAAGACAACACGGGCACAACTATTGAAGCATCACTGTTGAGCGAGCCTGCAGAACAAGCACTTTTTTCTGCTTTGACCGAAGTTCAAGCTCAGGCTCAGCCTTTGATTCAACAGCAGGAGTACTGCAAAGCACTCTTGGCGCTTCTTGAAATGAAAGAACCGGTGGATCAATTTTTTGATAAAGTCATGGTTATGGCTGAAGATCCTGCCGTTCGTCAAAATCGACTTAATCTGTTGACAGCGCTTGGCGAACTGGTTCTCTCTGTAGGTGATATTTCACGTATGCATGCAGAATAA